In Opitutus sp. ER46, one DNA window encodes the following:
- a CDS encoding 3-hydroxyacyl-CoA dehydrogenase NAD-binding domain-containing protein, which yields MAAALPVRFTVDRDGVGWIVFDAPGARANVCNAALLQAFAAVLDAAEASAAVALVLVSAKERVFLAGADLRVLQNLPDAATAAAFSRHGQQLLERLARSRVPVVAAIHGACPGGGLEVALACGWRIASDAPETRIGFPETSIGTIPGWGGSVRLPRLIGAKAALAHILRGQLLPAREALAAGLIDECVPAADLRRHAQLTALRLAADGLPKRPTPPPPEPTLWADTRRELAVRCGGRPYAVLHAVDVVQHTAGLSLPGAFAIEAERFGEATAQADCRNMIHAFLLREAARKRTLDGWFTDQPCAEVGPPVRRVGVVGAGVMGAGIAHWLATRGFDVVLRDVQLEFVERALGVIRGLIDDGVKRGQATPQDGRIVYGRIRTTTTWEGLADCDLVIEAIVESVEAKQRLFAELAAIVRPDTLLASNTSALPIDELAASVAGRHRLLGIHFFNPVSRMALVELVMGTRTSPESAARALEFVRLLGKAPVICRSSPGFLMTRVLFFYLNAAVRVWEQGVDAGAIDRALRNFGWPMGPLRLIDEVGIDVTAFIFGELAHYFPRRFTATTACDRLLAAGLKGRKNGSGEGFYRYDGRREAVNPKAAALGRTTADSAKPLPPLQPQEDAIVQALMKVMVEEARRCLAERVVLSADDVDFALLAGAGFPAFRGGLLHWAEEEMAEC from the coding sequence ATGGCCGCCGCCCTGCCAGTCCGTTTCACCGTGGACCGCGATGGAGTGGGGTGGATCGTCTTCGACGCCCCCGGCGCCCGGGCCAACGTCTGCAACGCCGCGCTCCTGCAGGCGTTCGCCGCCGTGCTCGATGCCGCCGAGGCCAGCGCCGCGGTCGCCCTGGTGTTGGTGAGTGCGAAGGAGCGGGTGTTCCTCGCTGGCGCCGACCTGCGCGTGTTGCAGAACCTGCCTGATGCCGCCACCGCGGCTGCGTTCTCCCGCCACGGGCAGCAGTTGCTGGAACGGCTGGCCCGGAGCCGCGTGCCGGTGGTCGCGGCGATCCACGGCGCGTGTCCGGGCGGCGGACTGGAGGTGGCGCTGGCGTGCGGCTGGCGCATCGCGAGCGACGCCCCTGAGACGCGGATCGGTTTTCCGGAGACAAGCATCGGGACGATCCCCGGCTGGGGCGGCAGCGTCCGGCTGCCCCGGCTGATTGGCGCGAAAGCCGCCCTCGCGCACATCCTCCGCGGTCAGTTGCTGCCGGCGCGCGAGGCGCTGGCGGCGGGCCTCATCGACGAATGCGTGCCCGCGGCCGACCTCCGGCGCCACGCGCAGCTCACCGCCCTGCGCCTGGCCGCCGATGGGCTGCCGAAGCGTCCCACGCCGCCGCCGCCCGAGCCGACGCTTTGGGCCGACACGCGTCGCGAGCTGGCCGTGCGCTGCGGCGGCCGACCCTATGCGGTGCTGCACGCGGTCGACGTGGTCCAGCATACCGCCGGGCTGTCGCTGCCCGGGGCATTCGCGATCGAGGCCGAGCGCTTCGGCGAGGCGACGGCGCAAGCCGACTGTCGCAACATGATCCACGCGTTCCTCCTGCGGGAGGCCGCCCGCAAGCGCACGCTCGACGGCTGGTTCACCGACCAGCCCTGCGCCGAGGTCGGGCCGCCGGTCCGCCGCGTCGGCGTGGTCGGCGCCGGGGTGATGGGCGCCGGCATCGCGCACTGGCTCGCCACCCGCGGCTTCGACGTCGTGCTGCGCGATGTGCAGCTCGAGTTTGTCGAGCGCGCGCTGGGCGTGATCCGCGGGTTGATCGACGACGGCGTGAAGCGCGGGCAGGCCACGCCGCAGGATGGCCGCATCGTCTACGGGCGTATTCGCACCACCACGACCTGGGAGGGCCTTGCCGACTGCGACCTCGTGATCGAGGCGATCGTCGAAAGCGTCGAAGCCAAGCAGCGGCTGTTTGCGGAACTGGCCGCCATCGTGCGGCCCGACACGCTCCTGGCCTCGAACACCTCTGCGCTGCCGATCGACGAACTCGCGGCGTCCGTCGCGGGGCGGCACCGCCTGCTCGGAATTCACTTTTTCAACCCCGTGAGCCGGATGGCGCTCGTCGAGCTGGTCATGGGCACGCGCACGTCCCCCGAGTCGGCGGCGCGCGCGCTGGAGTTCGTGCGCCTGCTCGGCAAGGCGCCCGTGATCTGCCGCTCCTCGCCGGGGTTCTTGATGACGCGCGTGCTCTTCTTCTATCTCAACGCGGCCGTGCGGGTGTGGGAGCAGGGCGTCGACGCCGGCGCGATCGATCGGGCGCTGCGCAACTTCGGCTGGCCAATGGGACCGCTGCGGCTGATCGACGAGGTGGGCATCGACGTCACCGCATTCATCTTTGGCGAACTCGCGCACTACTTCCCACGCCGCTTCACCGCGACCACGGCGTGCGACCGGCTCCTCGCGGCGGGGCTCAAGGGACGGAAGAATGGCAGCGGCGAGGGGTTCTATCGCTACGATGGGCGCCGTGAGGCCGTGAACCCCAAAGCCGCCGCGCTCGGGCGGACGACTGCCGACTCGGCCAAGCCCCTGCCCCCGCTGCAACCGCAGGAGGATGCGATCGTGCAAGCCCTCATGAAGGTCATGGTCGAGGAGGCGCGGCGTTGCCTCGCCGAACGCGTCGTGCTCTCGGCCGACGACGTGGATTTTGCGCTCCTTGCCGGCGCCGGCTTCCCCGCGTTCCGCGGCGGTCTGCTGCACTGGGCGGAGGAAGAAATGGCTGAATGCTGA
- a CDS encoding aldose epimerase family protein translates to MKAFGLTPDGRETHLFSLRRDGGFGADISDFGGTLVRLFAPDRHGELADVVLGFDSVRGYTQPTCPYFGSTVGRCGNRIAHGRFTLDGKTYTLATNNAPAGIPCHLHGGPGGFDKVLWQAEQTTVGGDPVLRLRYQSREGEEGYPGNLDVTVEFTVTADQALRIDYSATTDKATPVNLTNHAYFNLAGEGSRSVLGHVLTLNATRYTPVNAGLIPLGELAPVADTPFDFRAPHTVGERIDRPNEQLRFGAGYDHNFVLDGSGSLALAATVLEPLSGRELEVLTTEPGVQFYSGNFLDGTLPGKNGHTYPRRSGLCLETQHFPDSPNQPGFPSVILRPGRSYRSTTVFRFKAR, encoded by the coding sequence ATGAAAGCTTTTGGCCTGACCCCAGACGGTCGTGAAACCCACCTGTTCAGCCTGCGCCGCGACGGCGGCTTTGGCGCGGACATCTCAGATTTTGGCGGCACCCTGGTGCGGCTGTTCGCGCCTGATCGGCACGGCGAGCTGGCCGACGTCGTCCTTGGTTTCGATTCCGTCCGCGGCTACACGCAGCCGACGTGCCCCTACTTCGGCTCCACGGTGGGACGCTGCGGCAACCGCATCGCGCACGGCCGTTTCACGCTCGATGGCAAGACCTACACCCTCGCCACGAACAACGCCCCGGCGGGAATTCCCTGCCACCTGCACGGCGGCCCCGGCGGTTTCGACAAGGTGCTCTGGCAGGCGGAGCAGACCACGGTGGGCGGCGACCCGGTCCTTCGCCTCCGTTACCAGAGCCGCGAGGGCGAAGAGGGGTATCCGGGCAACCTGGACGTCACGGTCGAATTCACCGTCACGGCAGACCAGGCGCTACGGATCGACTACAGCGCCACGACGGACAAGGCCACGCCGGTCAACCTGACCAATCACGCGTATTTCAATCTCGCCGGCGAAGGCTCGCGCTCCGTGCTGGGGCACGTCCTCACGCTCAACGCGACGCGGTACACCCCGGTGAACGCGGGGCTGATTCCGCTTGGTGAACTTGCGCCGGTGGCCGACACCCCCTTCGATTTTCGCGCCCCGCACACGGTGGGCGAGCGGATCGATCGGCCCAATGAGCAACTGCGGTTCGGTGCCGGTTACGACCACAACTTCGTCCTGGATGGCAGCGGATCCCTGGCCCTGGCGGCCACGGTGCTGGAGCCCCTCTCCGGACGCGAACTCGAGGTCCTCACGACCGAGCCCGGGGTGCAGTTCTACAGCGGCAACTTCCTCGATGGCACGCTGCCGGGAAAGAACGGGCACACCTACCCGCGTCGCAGCGGCCTCTGCCTGGAGACGCAGCATTTCCCGGATTCGCCGAACCAGCCAGGGTTTCCGTCGGTGATCCTGCGGCCGGGCCGGTCGTACCGCTCGACGACGGTCTTCCGTTTCAAGGCGCGCTGA
- a CDS encoding thiolase family protein encodes MSHAVILAATRTPIGSFQGRLAAVPAPRLGAVAIQGALAATGLAPAHVSDVLMGNVLQAGLGQAPARQAALQANLPASTRCVTVHKVCGSGLQAVMQGVHALAAGDASLVVAGGMENMSAAPYLLPKAREGFRLGHQRVLDSMVHDGLWDPYADLHMGGCAEECVRRFAISREEQDAYAAESFRRANAAQQAGRFAGEITPVVVSDGRAERRVEQDEGPGRVNYERLRTLKPVFEPGGTITAANASTLNDGAAALVLAREETATALGVRPLARIVAFGAHAQDPVWFTTAPISAAGNALRRAGWTTRDVDLWEVNEAFAVVPLVFQRETGVPADRLNVRGGAIALGHPIGASGARILVTLLAALRERGGRRGLAVICIGGGEALAICVERVSEA; translated from the coding sequence ATGAGCCACGCCGTGATCCTCGCTGCCACCCGCACCCCGATCGGCTCCTTTCAGGGCCGGCTCGCCGCGGTGCCGGCGCCCCGCCTCGGCGCGGTCGCCATCCAGGGCGCGCTCGCGGCGACCGGCCTTGCTCCCGCGCACGTGAGCGACGTGCTGATGGGCAATGTCCTGCAGGCCGGGCTCGGGCAGGCTCCCGCCCGGCAGGCCGCCTTGCAGGCCAACCTGCCCGCGTCCACCCGCTGCGTGACGGTGCACAAGGTCTGCGGATCGGGGCTGCAAGCCGTGATGCAGGGAGTCCACGCCCTCGCCGCGGGCGACGCCTCGCTCGTCGTTGCTGGCGGCATGGAGAACATGAGCGCCGCGCCGTACCTCCTGCCCAAGGCTCGCGAGGGGTTCCGGCTCGGCCACCAGCGGGTGCTCGATTCGATGGTGCACGACGGCTTGTGGGATCCCTATGCCGACTTGCATATGGGCGGCTGCGCTGAAGAGTGCGTGCGCCGATTTGCGATCAGTCGCGAGGAACAGGACGCCTACGCCGCCGAGAGTTTCCGGCGCGCCAATGCTGCCCAACAGGCGGGTCGGTTCGCGGGTGAGATCACCCCGGTCGTGGTGTCGGACGGACGTGCGGAGCGGCGCGTGGAACAGGACGAGGGGCCGGGACGCGTGAACTACGAGCGCCTGCGCACGCTCAAGCCGGTGTTCGAGCCGGGCGGCACCATCACGGCCGCCAATGCTTCGACGCTGAACGATGGCGCCGCGGCCCTGGTGCTGGCGCGGGAGGAGACGGCCACCGCGCTCGGCGTGAGGCCGCTGGCGCGCATCGTCGCGTTTGGCGCGCACGCGCAGGACCCGGTGTGGTTCACGACTGCCCCGATCTCCGCGGCGGGCAACGCGCTGCGCCGAGCGGGTTGGACCACCCGGGATGTCGACCTCTGGGAGGTCAACGAGGCTTTCGCCGTCGTGCCGCTGGTCTTCCAGCGCGAGACGGGCGTGCCGGCCGACCGGCTCAACGTGCGCGGCGGCGCGATTGCGTTGGGCCATCCAATCGGCGCCAGCGGGGCGCGTATCCTCGTCACGCTTCTCGCGGCGCTGCGCGAGCGCGGCGGGCGCCGCGGCCTCGCCGTGATCTGCATCGGTGGCGGCGAAGCGCTTGCGATCTGCGTGGAACGGGTTTCAGAAGCGTGA
- a CDS encoding helix-turn-helix transcriptional regulator: MRPSGSPSLLISPEVAPPALSGDLLRVHATLTQRDLWHALRLLGRAAMPSTSVTLELDLTGEGAALRTYRQGHPAAARDARALAHPAQEWLTRHVGAPVFRLSDCVTLRDLRNSAYYERVMRRAGWDKQLSIVAWRGRQVLGMWNFHRSPSESDFSQRDQRLAESLQPHFAAALRRVLDHEEAVYRGEQVSRLLEDAPVGLLLVDWDLRPLWYNREGAHACAVWNHGERRASALSPKRTFRLPPALAEACSEMRTQWLNAPNSARESALKPRVLSDDNLGLHANIVLRPVLTNPLLRPAFEVQLDYRRPRGDRNRPLSPGAVALLARLSAREREVAMRVREGMGTREIAGELHRSPLTIKTQLAAIFRKLEVGSRTRVAALLNR; encoded by the coding sequence GTGCGTCCCTCCGGTTCTCCCTCGCTCCTCATCTCCCCTGAAGTCGCGCCTCCCGCCCTGTCGGGGGACTTGCTGCGGGTGCACGCCACGCTCACGCAACGTGATCTCTGGCACGCCCTGCGCCTGCTCGGTCGGGCCGCGATGCCGAGCACCTCGGTCACGCTCGAGCTCGATCTGACCGGCGAGGGCGCAGCGCTTCGCACCTACCGGCAGGGCCATCCCGCGGCCGCCCGCGATGCCCGGGCACTGGCGCACCCCGCCCAAGAGTGGCTGACCCGCCATGTGGGCGCGCCGGTGTTTCGGCTATCGGATTGCGTCACGCTGCGCGATTTGCGCAATTCCGCTTACTACGAACGCGTTATGCGACGTGCAGGCTGGGACAAGCAGCTGTCGATCGTGGCGTGGCGGGGCCGGCAGGTGCTCGGAATGTGGAATTTTCACCGCAGCCCCTCGGAGTCGGACTTCTCGCAGCGTGACCAGCGGCTGGCCGAGTCGCTGCAGCCGCATTTTGCCGCCGCGCTGCGGCGGGTGCTGGACCATGAGGAGGCGGTCTATCGCGGCGAACAGGTTTCCCGGCTGCTGGAAGACGCACCCGTGGGCTTGCTGCTGGTGGACTGGGACCTGCGTCCACTCTGGTACAACCGCGAGGGAGCCCACGCCTGTGCTGTCTGGAATCACGGCGAACGTCGCGCTTCCGCCCTCAGCCCGAAGCGCACTTTCCGGCTGCCACCCGCGCTGGCCGAAGCGTGCAGTGAAATGCGCACGCAGTGGCTCAACGCGCCCAACTCGGCCCGCGAGTCGGCGTTGAAGCCTCGCGTGCTCAGTGACGACAACCTCGGGCTGCACGCGAACATCGTGCTCCGGCCCGTGCTGACGAACCCGCTGCTCCGGCCGGCGTTCGAGGTTCAGCTCGATTACCGGCGGCCCCGCGGCGACCGCAACCGACCGCTTTCGCCGGGCGCCGTGGCGCTCCTCGCCCGGTTGAGCGCGCGCGAACGCGAAGTGGCGATGCGCGTCCGCGAGGGCATGGGCACGCGCGAGATCGCCGGCGAACTGCATCGCAGCCCGCTGACGATCAAGACCCAGCTCGCCGCGATTTTCCGCAAGCTCGAGGTGGGGAGCCGCACCCGCGTGGCGGCATTGCTCAACCGTTAG
- a CDS encoding glutaredoxin family protein, which produces MVADDLPILYTKNGCPWCHEAVEFLDQHGVSYKLREVTGDPTAMEEMRRKSGQTKAPTLDWKGDVLADFGVDELVPFLRKHNVKLEDS; this is translated from the coding sequence ATGGTCGCCGACGATCTTCCCATCCTGTACACGAAGAATGGCTGCCCCTGGTGCCACGAAGCGGTCGAGTTCCTCGACCAGCATGGCGTGAGCTACAAGCTCCGCGAGGTCACGGGCGACCCCACGGCGATGGAGGAGATGCGCCGCAAGTCAGGCCAGACCAAGGCGCCGACGCTCGATTGGAAGGGGGACGTCCTGGCCGATTTTGGCGTCGACGAACTCGTGCCGTTCCTGCGCAAGCACAACGTCAAGCTGGAGGACAGCTGA
- a CDS encoding enoyl-CoA hydratase-related protein, producing MSDSSAPVLVATAGPVTTVTLNRPEKRNALNVPLLDHLIAAVGHAEADPTQRILVLRGAGTVFCSGLDLEEMSRGENAAKSADLVEGALRRLSGTRLMTIAAVQGAAVAGGAGLMSATDFAIATRDAKFGYPEVRRGLVPAIIMTFLRRQLRERDARELLLLGKLFTAEHAHDIGLLNRIVADAAALDAEVQSIISSLLQGAPQALSETKRELAELWPSTYEADFARAHSIHVAARTSAEAQEGIAAFHAKRRPNWAP from the coding sequence ATGAGCGATTCCTCCGCCCCTGTCCTGGTTGCCACCGCCGGTCCGGTCACGACCGTGACCCTAAACCGCCCCGAGAAGCGCAACGCGCTCAACGTGCCGCTGCTCGACCACCTCATCGCCGCGGTCGGGCATGCCGAGGCAGACCCAACGCAGCGCATCCTGGTGCTCCGCGGCGCGGGCACCGTGTTCTGTTCGGGCCTCGACCTCGAGGAGATGTCCCGCGGCGAGAACGCCGCCAAATCGGCCGACTTGGTGGAAGGCGCGCTGCGGCGGCTGTCCGGCACACGGCTCATGACGATCGCCGCCGTGCAGGGCGCGGCCGTCGCCGGCGGTGCGGGCCTGATGAGCGCAACCGATTTTGCGATCGCCACCCGCGACGCCAAGTTCGGCTACCCCGAGGTGCGCCGCGGCCTGGTGCCGGCGATTATCATGACTTTCCTTCGCCGCCAGCTGCGCGAACGCGACGCGCGTGAGCTCCTCCTGCTCGGCAAGCTCTTCACCGCCGAGCACGCCCACGACATCGGCCTCCTGAACCGGATTGTCGCCGACGCCGCCGCCCTCGACGCGGAGGTGCAGTCGATCATCAGCTCGCTCCTGCAAGGCGCCCCGCAGGCGTTGAGCGAGACCAAGCGCGAGTTGGCGGAACTCTGGCCCTCGACTTACGAAGCGGACTTCGCCCGCGCCCACTCGATCCACGTCGCCGCCCGCACTTCCGCCGAAGCCCAGGAAGGCATCGCCGCCTTCCACGCGAAACGCCGCCCCAACTGGGCGCCGTGA
- a CDS encoding thiamine pyrophosphate-dependent enzyme: MTTVATLSTELKRRLLLTILESRHGDLREESLNRQGKGHFHVSGRGHEAMAAVGLLMEPDDYACPYYRDRALVLGRGVSTRQLALDYMAKRESSSHGRQMPSHYSFPDLHIWSVPTPTASQLLPACGMAWGMQLDGKSSLTVATVGDAAARQGDFYETVAFAKERRLPLLLVVEDNGYGISSPTRRTNPLALNVLAPDEWVVVDGWDVEHVYQVVGELMARIRTGEGPVFLWVRMERLSSHTSSDDQKIYRSAEELATLEERDPLRVLKEQMIAEDLLSVSEYARLENEVKEQVRADYAAAEDAENPLPSELEANVVRPMPDLDEEIFKPGRYRMGDTINLTLRAGLDADPRRMIFGEDVQDPKGGVFTLTKRLSTDFPEQVFNSPLAESTILGVACGLASYGRRPVFELQFIDFIYPGWNQLVTNLATLRWRTFGRWTCPAVIYAPYGAYLPGGSLWHSQANEAVIAHYPGLNVVIPSTPEDAAGLLWSAMHGEDPTLVLIPKHMLWVERDVARTITAVPIGHAKRVVEGSDVTIVAWGNTVEKAQEALAELGEAVSVELIDLRSIVPWDREMIEESVRRTGRLIVVQEDTENCSVGQMIISHLTSRADVWSRLVSPPLLVSKGNVMIGYNPIYEYTALPDAKRIVQAVRRVMTDRAAPRPVALQQEAPLQLTPSGPGPSARVKVVRGRDVPLVVPVMGEGIRAARIVSLLKKPGEPIGLDEALCEVETDKAVYPIESAVVGVLKEWRCQLGDLVEIGREIARLSVPGALETTEAESAAASAAESPRGSEPSPVAVAPVLPAEAPSLQKLQETARVPRFEAPPPAAGQIMAPALSPAITRRLTGLITANMQLDAPWPPIRAAREAGKAAGRDYSPSLLLAWCVVRAMQRHAPFRRLVQKDGTIVEHETFDLGIAVALEGDRLATAVVHGAAKLGWDAFVATYTQAIADVRAGHVEDVQAPLNITSLGAFGVEVATPIVVPPAMSTLFIGKAHERMVNDEGVVYPSEVVTLSLTFDHRVVNGAGAAAFLRTLKDGIATFTLPGETEA; encoded by the coding sequence ATGACCACTGTCGCCACGCTATCGACGGAATTGAAGCGTCGTCTGCTGCTCACGATTCTGGAGAGCCGGCACGGCGATCTCCGCGAGGAGAGTCTCAACCGGCAGGGCAAGGGGCATTTCCATGTGTCGGGTCGCGGCCACGAAGCGATGGCCGCCGTCGGGCTGCTGATGGAACCCGACGATTACGCGTGCCCGTACTATCGCGACCGCGCGCTGGTGCTGGGCCGAGGAGTGTCCACGCGACAACTCGCGCTCGACTATATGGCCAAGCGCGAGTCGTCCTCGCACGGCCGGCAGATGCCGTCGCACTACAGCTTCCCCGACCTGCATATCTGGAGCGTGCCCACGCCCACCGCTTCGCAGCTCCTGCCGGCGTGCGGCATGGCGTGGGGCATGCAGCTCGACGGCAAGTCGAGCCTCACCGTCGCGACGGTTGGCGATGCCGCGGCGCGGCAGGGCGACTTCTATGAGACGGTGGCGTTCGCGAAGGAGCGGCGGCTCCCGCTGCTGCTCGTCGTCGAGGATAATGGCTATGGCATTTCGAGTCCCACGCGCCGCACCAACCCGCTCGCGCTGAACGTGCTCGCGCCCGACGAATGGGTCGTCGTCGACGGCTGGGATGTCGAGCACGTGTACCAGGTCGTGGGGGAACTCATGGCGCGGATCCGTACGGGCGAGGGCCCGGTGTTCCTGTGGGTGCGGATGGAGCGGCTCTCGAGTCACACCAGCTCCGACGACCAGAAGATCTACCGCTCGGCGGAGGAACTGGCCACGCTCGAGGAACGCGACCCGTTGCGCGTGCTGAAGGAGCAGATGATCGCCGAGGACCTCCTCAGTGTGTCCGAGTACGCGCGGCTCGAGAACGAGGTAAAGGAGCAGGTGCGCGCCGACTACGCCGCTGCGGAGGATGCGGAGAACCCGCTGCCCTCCGAGCTCGAGGCCAACGTGGTGCGGCCGATGCCTGACCTCGACGAGGAGATCTTCAAACCCGGCCGCTACCGCATGGGCGACACCATCAACCTCACGCTGCGCGCCGGCCTCGACGCTGATCCGCGGCGGATGATCTTCGGCGAGGATGTGCAGGATCCGAAGGGTGGCGTGTTCACCCTGACGAAGCGGCTCTCGACGGACTTTCCAGAGCAGGTATTCAACTCGCCGCTGGCCGAGTCGACCATCCTGGGCGTCGCCTGCGGACTCGCGAGCTACGGGCGCCGGCCGGTGTTCGAGCTCCAGTTCATCGACTTCATCTATCCGGGGTGGAACCAACTCGTGACGAATTTGGCCACGCTGCGCTGGCGGACGTTCGGGCGCTGGACGTGTCCCGCCGTGATCTACGCGCCGTACGGAGCGTATCTCCCCGGCGGGTCGCTGTGGCACTCGCAGGCCAACGAGGCGGTGATCGCGCATTACCCGGGGCTGAACGTGGTGATCCCAAGCACGCCGGAGGACGCCGCGGGCCTGCTCTGGAGCGCGATGCACGGCGAGGATCCGACGCTCGTGCTGATCCCGAAGCACATGCTCTGGGTGGAGCGCGACGTGGCGCGCACGATTACGGCGGTTCCAATCGGTCATGCGAAACGCGTGGTCGAGGGCAGCGACGTCACGATTGTCGCCTGGGGCAACACGGTCGAGAAGGCGCAGGAGGCCCTCGCCGAGCTGGGCGAGGCAGTGAGCGTGGAGCTGATCGACCTGCGTTCGATCGTGCCGTGGGACCGCGAGATGATCGAGGAGTCGGTGCGGCGCACCGGCCGGTTGATCGTGGTGCAGGAGGACACGGAGAACTGCAGCGTGGGACAGATGATCATTTCGCACCTGACGAGCCGGGCCGACGTGTGGAGCCGGCTCGTGAGCCCGCCGCTGCTGGTTTCCAAGGGCAACGTGATGATCGGCTACAATCCGATCTATGAATACACGGCGCTCCCCGACGCGAAACGCATCGTGCAGGCGGTGCGGCGCGTGATGACCGACCGGGCCGCGCCGCGGCCCGTCGCGCTCCAGCAGGAGGCGCCGCTGCAGCTGACGCCGAGCGGTCCCGGCCCAAGCGCCCGCGTCAAGGTGGTGCGTGGCCGGGACGTGCCGCTGGTGGTGCCGGTGATGGGCGAGGGAATTCGCGCCGCGCGAATCGTGTCACTGCTTAAGAAGCCTGGTGAGCCCATTGGGCTCGATGAGGCACTGTGCGAGGTGGAGACCGACAAGGCGGTGTACCCGATCGAGTCCGCGGTGGTGGGCGTCCTCAAGGAGTGGCGCTGCCAGCTGGGCGACCTGGTCGAGATCGGCCGGGAGATTGCGCGGCTCAGTGTGCCCGGTGCGCTGGAGACGACCGAGGCCGAGTCGGCGGCGGCGTCCGCGGCGGAGTCGCCCCGGGGAAGTGAACCGTCGCCTGTGGCGGTTGCGCCGGTGTTGCCGGCGGAGGCACCGAGTCTGCAAAAACTGCAGGAGACGGCGCGGGTGCCACGCTTCGAGGCGCCGCCACCCGCGGCGGGGCAGATCATGGCGCCGGCGCTGTCCCCGGCGATCACGCGGCGGCTGACGGGGCTCATCACCGCCAACATGCAACTCGATGCGCCGTGGCCGCCGATCCGGGCGGCGCGTGAGGCCGGCAAGGCGGCGGGCCGGGATTACTCGCCCTCCTTGTTGCTCGCCTGGTGTGTCGTTCGCGCGATGCAGCGCCATGCGCCCTTCCGGCGGCTGGTGCAGAAGGACGGCACGATCGTGGAGCACGAGACGTTCGACCTCGGGATCGCGGTGGCGCTCGAGGGCGACCGGCTCGCGACGGCCGTGGTGCACGGGGCGGCGAAGCTCGGCTGGGATGCCTTTGTTGCCACGTACACGCAGGCGATCGCCGACGTGCGCGCCGGCCACGTGGAGGACGTGCAGGCGCCGTTGAACATCACGAGCCTCGGCGCGTTCGGGGTGGAGGTTGCCACGCCGATTGTGGTGCCGCCGGCGATGAGCACGCTCTTCATCGGCAAGGCGCACGAGCGCATGGTGAACGACGAAGGCGTCGTGTATCCGAGCGAGGTCGTAACGCTCTCGCTGACCTTCGATCATCGCGTGGTCAATGGGGCCGGTGCCGCGGCCTTCCTACGGACCCTCAAGGACGGGATCGCCACGTTCACGTTGCCAGGCGAGACTGAGGCATAG